A window from Rhea pennata isolate bPtePen1 chromosome 1, bPtePen1.pri, whole genome shotgun sequence encodes these proteins:
- the PHLDA1 gene encoding pleckstrin homology-like domain family A member 1 — translation MLESGCKAVKEGMLEKRSDGLLQLWKKKRCILTEEGLLLIPPKQQPPPQQQQQQQAVPAPPAEPAAKIKELHFSNMKTVDCVERKGKYVYFTVVMAEGKEIDFRCAQEQGWNAAITLQMVQYKNRQAVLAVRSTRHKQQQLLAPPPAPRRRSASSSA, via the coding sequence ATGCTGGAGAGCGGCTGCAAGGCGGTGAAGGAGGGCATGCTGGAGAAGAGGAGCGAcgggctcctgcagctctggaagaAGAAGCGCTGCATCCTCACCGAGGAGGGGCTGCTCCTCATCCCGCCCaagcagcagccgccgccgcagcagcagcagcagcagcaggcggTGCCGGCGCCCCCGGCCGAGCCGGCGGCCAAGATCAAGGAGCTGCACTTCTCCAACATGAAGACGGTGGACTGCGTGGAGCGCAAGGGCAAGTACGTGTACTTCACGGTGGTGATGGCCGAGGGCAAGGAGATCGACTTTCGGTGCgcgcaggagcagggctggaaCGCGGCCATCACGCTGCAGATGGTGCAGTACAAGAACCGCCAGGCCGTGCTCGCCGTCCGCTCCACCcgccacaagcagcagcagctcctggcgccgccgcccgcgccgcgccgccgcagcgcctCCAGCTCCGCCTAG